In one window of Gossypium hirsutum isolate 1008001.06 chromosome A01, Gossypium_hirsutum_v2.1, whole genome shotgun sequence DNA:
- the LOC107932688 gene encoding ATP synthase subunit delta, chloroplastic — MASLQQASISLQPKLLSSSQHPRSLPSLNLSFSATFPSLKLSTTRPLHGGAKMSASAASSYATALADVAKSNNTLDATSSDVEKVETIFSDPQVLEFFTNPTIDVLKKRQVLDEIVSSSELQPHTANFLNILVDAKRIDLIKEIVKEFELVYNQLTDTELAVVSSVVKLESQHLAQIAKQVQKLTGAKNVRIKTMIDPSLVAGFTIRYGSSGSKLIDMSVKKQLEEIAAQLDLGDIQLAV, encoded by the coding sequence ATGGCTTCCCTTCAACAAGCTTCAATCTCTCTTCAACCCAAGCTTCTTTCATCTTCTCAACACCCCAGATCCCTTCCCTCTCTCAACCTCTCTTTTTCAGCCACTTTCCCTTCCCTCAAACTCTCCACCACTCGCCCTCTTCATGGCGGTGCCAAAATGTCAGCCTCCGCCGCTTCCAGCTACGCCACCGCTTTAGCCGATGTAGCCAAGTCCAACAACACCCTTGATGCCACCAGCTCCGACGTTGAAAAAGTCGAGACAATCTTCTCCGACCCACAAGTCCTCGAATTCTTCACCAACCCCACCATTGATGTCCTCAAAAAACGTCAGGTTTTGGATGAGATTGTTAGCTCCTCCGAGCTTCAGCCGCACACGGCGAATTTTTTGAACATCCTGGTTGATGCCAAGAGGATTGATCTTATCAAAGAAATCGTGAAAGAGTTCGAGTTGGTTTACAATCAGCTGACGGATACAGAGCTGGCGGTGGTGAGTTCAGTGGTGAAATTGGAGTCTCAACATTTGGCACAGATTGCTAAACAGGTACAGAAGCTGACTGGTGCTAAGAATGTTAGGATTAAAACTATGATTGACCCAAGTTTGGTAGCTGGGTTTACTATCAGGTATGGGAGTTCAGGGTCTAAATTGATTGATATGAGTGTTAAGAAGCAATTGGAAGAGATTGCTGCTCAGCTTGATTTGGGTGATATTCAACTTGCTGTATGA
- the LOC107932682 gene encoding CASP-like protein F16, with protein sequence MEKSEKGNGVAPATRSPMALMGSSRNENQEVNTSMRTAETMLRLVPMALGVAALVVMLKNSQSNDFGSVSYSDLGAFRYLVHANGICAGYSLLSAIIAAVPSPSTMPRAWTFFLLDQILTYVILGAAAVSTEVLYLANKGDSAITWSAACGTFAGFCHKATIAVVITFVAVICYAVLSLVSSYRLFTKFDAPVNYPSKTIEATVFHG encoded by the exons ATGGAAAAAAGTGAAAAGGGTAATGGTGTTGCTCCTGCTACAAGGTCTCCAATGGCTTTAATGGGGTCATCTAGAAATGAAAACCAAGAAGTGAATACCAGCATGAGAACTGCCGAGACCATGCTGCGGTTGGTGCCTATGGCTTTAGGGGTTGCTGCACTTGTTGTCATGCTCAAAAACTCACAGTCCAATGACTTTGGCTCCGTTTCATACTCAGATCTTGGTGCTTTCAGGTACTTGGTGCATGCTAATGGTATTTGTGCAGGCTATTCCCTTCTTTCAGCTATTATAGCAGCTGTGCCTAGTCCTTCTACTATGCCTAGAGCTTGGACTTTCTTCCTACTCGATCAG ATTCTAACATACGTAATCTTGGGAGCTGCTGCTGTTTCAACCGAGGTGCTTTACTTAGCAAACAAAGGAGACTCAGCCATCACTTGGAGTGCAGCTTGTGGGACATTTGCTGGTTTCTGTCATAAAGCCACAATAGCCGTGGTGATCACGTTTGTTGCAGTCATTTGTTATGCGGTGCTATCACTGGTCTCTTCTTATAGACTTTTCACCAAGTTTGATGCCCCAGTGAACTACCCCAGTAAGACCATAGAAGCTACTGTTTTCCATGGTTGA
- the LOC107932671 gene encoding mediator-associated protein 1-like, producing the protein MAPKRSNPIEVPPAASSSEEDEEVTSSEEEEEGSSTEEEDEEDPKTESTPLIQKSPPPRKPETATPGVVNDESDESGSDSESESDTATPNVKPLATKPMEESLNAKKPRSNKPLTSPIRASSSKRPGELDLDAKEAKRPKKKVGEEGLATTPAAEEVKKTGEDAKKQLFQRLFSEDDEIALLKGMLDYSAKKGADPCADMNAFYNFVKKSIHTDVTKAQMMDKIRRLKKKFENNAGKGKKGEDRTFSKAHEQNAFELSKMIWGKEGISGKVESSAAKSNGKAKGNNKAVVALKAEFSSPDKKTYDAVPIEADKVVSKSSRSLFDKRFGVSDMEEAVVKLGLDMVDGEKKAALEAKWRKLQIAQLELFVERSELVTEQAKLVLEYYKSEDK; encoded by the coding sequence ATGGCACCAAAACGTTCAAACCCCATTGAAGTCCCACCAGCCGCTTCTTCCTCTGAAGAAGATGAAGAGGTGACTTCTtcagaggaagaagaagaagggtcTTCAACtgaggaagaagatgaggaaGACCCCAAAACCGAGTCAACTCCATTGATCCAAAAGAGCCCACCACCCAGAAAGCCGGAAACCGCTACGCCTGGCGTCGTTAACGATGAATCTGATGAATCCGGTTCTGATTCCGAATCCGAATCCGACACCGCTACACCGAATGTTAAACCTCTTGCGACGAAACCTATGGAGGAAAGTTTGAATGCGAAGAAACCCAGATCTAATAAGCCCTTGACTTCGCCCATTAGGGCTTCTTCATCTAAACGGCCTGGGGAGTTGGACTTGGATGCTAAAGAAGCCAAACGACCCAAGAAGAAGGTTGGGGAAGAAGGGTTGGCTACTACACCTGCTGCGGAGGAGGTGAAAAAGACCGGTGAAGATGCAAAAAAGCAGCTTTTTCAGCGGTTGTTCAGTGAAGATGATGAGATTGCTTTGTTGAAAGGTATGTTGGATTATTCTGCTAAAAAAGGAGCTGACCCTTGTGCTGATATgaatgcattttataattttgtcaAGAAATCGATTCATACTGATGTTACCAAAGCACAAATGATGGATAAGATTAGAAGGTTAAAGAAGAAATTCGAAAACAATGCTGGTAAGGGTAAAAAGGGCGAGGATCGAACTTTCTCTAAAGCCCATGAGCAGAATGCTTTTGAGTTGTCGAAAATGATTTGGGGCAAAGAAGGGATTAGTGGAAAAGTTGAGTCTTCAGCTGCTAAGTCGAATGGGAAAGCCAAGGGGAATAACAAGGCAGTGGTTGCATTGAAAGCAGAGTTTTCTTCACCCGATAAGAAAACATACGATGCAGTGCCAATAGAGGCCGATAAGGTGGTGTCTAAGAGTTCTCGTAGTTTGTTTGATAAGAGATTTGGTGTCTCTGACATGGAAGAGGCAGTTGTAAAGCTCGGGTTGGATATGGTTGATGGTGAAAAGAAGGCGGCTTTGGAGGCGAAATGGAGGAAATTGCAAATTGCGCAGTTGGAGCTGTTTGTGGAGCGAAGTGAATTGGTCACTGAGCAAGCTAAGTTGGTGCTGGAATATTACAAGTCTGAAGACAAATAG